A region from the Caldicellulosiruptor naganoensis genome encodes:
- a CDS encoding 4Fe-4S binding protein — MPKVLRADNMNKCLGCFTCMLTCAAVNHNNHNLAKSSIKVKTRGGLQSKFAATVCVACKEPACAEVCPTNALVKRPGGGVRLIEEKCIACEKCVSACIVGSIHMDYDRKIPIVCKHCGACVRMCPHNCLSMEEVRE; from the coding sequence TTGCCAAAGGTTCTTCGGGCTGACAATATGAACAAGTGCCTTGGATGTTTTACATGTATGCTTACATGTGCTGCTGTGAATCATAACAATCATAACTTAGCAAAAAGCTCTATAAAAGTAAAGACAAGAGGAGGACTTCAGAGCAAGTTTGCAGCAACAGTATGTGTTGCTTGCAAAGAACCTGCCTGTGCAGAGGTCTGCCCAACAAATGCGCTTGTGAAGCGTCCGGGTGGAGGCGTAAGGCTAATAGAAGAAAAGTGCATTGCCTGTGAGAAATGTGTTTCGGCTTGTATTGTAGGTTCTATTCACATGGACTACGACAGGAAAATTCCTATAGTTTGCAAGCATTGTGGAGCATGTGTTAGAATGTGTCCTCACAATTGCCTGAGCATGGAAGAGGTGAGGGAGTAA
- a CDS encoding HesA/MoeB/ThiF family protein: MQKRFLKNIGALTEEGQKRLFATVVAVVGVGGIGGFLIEGLARLGVKKIIAVDMDTFDETNLNRQVLSNINNLGKYKVFEAEKRVKEINPNVYFEPIKEKAYLGNLEIFLLEADYIFDATDNMEIRKSLSEFVQRTGKILIHGGCAGWYAQVAIITKDTPGIERLLGEKNVEGAEKDLGNPIFAPMLTAALELSEFCKLVSKQGEPLVGKCLLVNLLTNEYRTFEF; encoded by the coding sequence ATGCAAAAAAGATTTTTAAAAAATATTGGTGCCTTAACTGAAGAAGGACAAAAAAGGCTTTTTGCAACAGTTGTTGCTGTTGTTGGTGTCGGTGGCATAGGCGGGTTTTTGATTGAAGGCCTAGCAAGACTTGGAGTAAAGAAGATTATAGCAGTTGACATGGATACATTTGATGAAACAAACCTCAACAGACAGGTGTTATCAAATATTAACAACTTAGGTAAATACAAGGTTTTTGAAGCTGAAAAGAGGGTAAAAGAGATAAACCCTAATGTGTATTTTGAACCCATAAAAGAAAAGGCATATTTAGGAAACCTTGAAATCTTTTTACTTGAGGCAGATTATATATTTGATGCAACAGACAACATGGAGATAAGAAAAAGTTTATCTGAGTTTGTACAAAGGACAGGTAAAATTTTAATCCACGGTGGCTGTGCTGGCTGGTATGCACAGGTTGCCATCATTACAAAAGACACACCTGGAATAGAAAGACTTTTAGGAGAGAAAAATGTTGAGGGTGCTGAAAAAGACCTTGGCAATCCAATTTTTGCACCAATGCTAACAGCAGCACTTGAGCTTTCTGAGTTTTGTAAACTGGTCTCAAAGCAAGGGGAACCGCTTGTTGGTAAGTGTTTACTTGTAAACCTTTTGACAAATGAATATAGAACTTTTGAATTTTAA
- a CDS encoding MoaD/ThiS family protein, translating into MKIGVEVNDFFKRYGSRIGKFELEIEENTDVLTLLQKLNIPADKVGFVIVNQKKVDNTYIFSDNDSVYITPFATGG; encoded by the coding sequence ATGAAAATTGGAGTAGAGGTAAATGATTTTTTCAAAAGATATGGCAGCAGAATTGGCAAGTTTGAGCTTGAAATAGAAGAGAACACAGATGTTTTAACCCTTCTTCAGAAGCTTAATATTCCAGCTGACAAAGTTGGATTTGTTATTGTAAACCAAAAAAAAGTTGACAATACTTATATTTTTTCAGACAATGATAGTGTGTATATTACTCCATTTGCAACTGGAGGATAA
- a CDS encoding extracellular solute-binding protein, whose amino-acid sequence MKKAMVKIVLVSILLTFIFTFSLYSFSKPVKTYKIATTTSIYDSGFLSFVVPEFEKKNNMKLNFISVGSGQAVKIFKNGDADGIIIHEKSFLDDLKKQKLIQGYTPFVSNYFILVGPKSKKNLFKKVKSVQAAFLIIKNKNLKFVSRADNSATYIRELEIWKLAKTKPNFKGYIKSGQGMGMSLNLANEKEAFILTDEATFYKIKDKLDKLDVIYQNPNEEILANTYYFAFSPKKSDLRVFDTFLKSSEFSKLVNSFNQKYFKKEVYRAVK is encoded by the coding sequence ATGAAAAAGGCTATGGTTAAAATTGTTTTGGTATCTATTCTTTTAACTTTTATCTTTACATTTTCATTATATTCTTTTTCAAAACCTGTTAAAACATATAAGATAGCAACAACTACAAGTATATATGATAGTGGATTTTTAAGCTTTGTTGTTCCTGAATTTGAAAAAAAGAATAATATGAAACTTAATTTTATCTCTGTTGGAAGTGGTCAGGCTGTAAAGATATTCAAAAATGGGGATGCTGATGGAATAATCATCCATGAAAAATCTTTTTTAGATGACCTCAAGAAACAAAAGCTCATTCAAGGGTATACTCCTTTTGTTTCGAACTACTTTATACTTGTTGGTCCAAAAAGCAAAAAGAATTTATTCAAGAAGGTAAAATCTGTTCAGGCGGCATTTTTAATAATAAAAAATAAAAACTTAAAATTTGTATCCAGGGCAGACAACTCTGCAACGTATATTAGAGAGCTTGAGATTTGGAAACTGGCAAAAACAAAGCCAAATTTTAAAGGCTATATAAAGTCAGGTCAGGGGATGGGGATGAGTTTAAATCTTGCAAATGAAAAGGAGGCTTTTATTTTAACTGATGAGGCAACATTTTATAAAATAAAAGACAAACTTGATAAACTGGATGTTATATATCAAAATCCCAATGAAGAAATATTAGCAAACACATATTACTTTGCCTTTTCACCCAAAAAATCAGACTTGAGAGTATTTGACACTTTTTTAAAAAGCAGTGAGTTCAGTAAGCTTGTTAATTCTTTTAATCAAAAATATTTCAAAAAAGAGGTTTACAG
- a CDS encoding fumarylacetoacetate hydrolase family protein, with the protein MKLGRFFYANKTFFGLVEDDMVRVVKSIDPLTVSNETYPKEALKILSPVKPSKVICVGLNYKDHANELKLEIPQTPVLFLKPSTCVIGHMENIIYPEHMSKQVDYEGELAIVIKKECRNVTPDKAKKYILGYTCANDVTARDLQPKNGQWTVAKSFDTFLPLGPIVTDEIDPNNSNIKTYLNGQVVQSSNTNNFIFPVETLVSYISSIMTLKPFDVIITGTPSGIGPMKQGDVVEVEIEGIGRLTNYVI; encoded by the coding sequence ATGAAACTTGGAAGATTTTTTTATGCAAATAAGACATTTTTCGGACTTGTGGAAGATGATATGGTAAGAGTTGTAAAAAGTATAGACCCACTGACTGTAAGCAATGAAACTTATCCAAAAGAAGCCTTGAAAATTTTATCTCCTGTAAAACCCTCAAAAGTCATTTGTGTGGGACTCAACTATAAAGACCATGCAAATGAACTAAAACTTGAAATCCCTCAAACTCCTGTTCTTTTTTTAAAACCCTCAACATGCGTTATTGGACACATGGAAAATATTATATACCCAGAGCATATGAGCAAACAGGTAGATTACGAAGGTGAGCTTGCAATTGTAATAAAAAAGGAGTGTCGAAATGTCACACCTGACAAAGCAAAAAAATACATATTGGGCTATACCTGTGCAAATGATGTGACAGCAAGAGATCTTCAGCCTAAAAATGGTCAGTGGACGGTTGCAAAGTCATTCGACACATTCTTACCACTTGGTCCTATTGTAACAGATGAGATTGACCCAAATAATAGCAACATCAAAACATACTTGAATGGACAAGTTGTTCAAAGTTCAAATACTAACAATTTCATCTTCCCTGTCGAAACCTTGGTGAGTTATATAAGCTCAATAATGACTCTAAAACCATTTGATGTAATTATAACCGGTACTCCTTCAGGAATTGGGCCAATGAAACAAGGTGATGTGGTCGAGGTTGAAATAGAAGGAATAGGTAGGCTTACAAATTACGTTATATAA
- a CDS encoding aldehyde ferredoxin oxidoreductase N-terminal domain-containing protein — protein MIGTDFIRVLYIDLTNKKADIQERKDLYKYLGGVGVAAKLLEENMKKDLPPLDEQQPLIISIGPLSTIFPVVTKAVATFISPHTGEYGESHAGGRLAMAIRNAGYDAIVITGKAQKPTYLVITDKTIEFKDARAMWGLDVEEVGRLIREREPGPGKRSIIRIGKAGENLVTYSCVNVDTYRHFGRLGIGAVFGSKNLKAMMIMGEEDLPISNLKEYFKTYQEIYKKVTQTDAMAKYHELGTPMNIKVLNAINSLPTKNLLQSNFEHADDISGETFAEKNLIRKVSCVGCPIGCIHIGQFRREFDKGYEYESIAVSYDHELIYALGSLLGIKTTDEVLQIIEEVELAGLDAISTGVVLAWATEALKKGLITREDTLADLEFGNTMEYIKAIDNIAERVNEFYYTIGNGLKEAVKKYGGEEFALLYGGNEMAGYHTGYAFALGQTVGARHSHLDNAGYAYDQSAKELKDEDIIDYVIKEEKERAILTSLCICLFARKVYDRPTILKALNSIGINWTDEDLTRLGNDIFFTKLKIKKELGYSLENYKFPKRIFETPTLWGKMDEQKLNRLLKMYIERVEREYENWSRGK, from the coding sequence ATGATTGGGACAGATTTTATAAGGGTTCTATATATAGACCTTACAAACAAAAAAGCAGATATACAAGAAAGAAAGGACTTGTATAAATACTTAGGTGGAGTCGGAGTTGCTGCAAAGCTACTTGAAGAAAACATGAAAAAAGACCTTCCGCCACTTGATGAGCAGCAACCACTTATTATCTCAATTGGCCCACTTTCAACAATATTTCCTGTTGTGACAAAAGCTGTGGCAACATTTATCTCACCTCATACAGGTGAGTATGGTGAGAGTCATGCAGGTGGAAGACTTGCCATGGCAATCAGAAATGCAGGATATGACGCAATTGTCATAACTGGAAAGGCCCAAAAACCGACATATCTTGTTATAACAGACAAGACTATAGAATTCAAAGATGCGCGAGCTATGTGGGGACTTGATGTTGAAGAAGTTGGAAGACTGATAAGAGAAAGAGAGCCAGGTCCTGGTAAAAGAAGTATTATAAGAATTGGAAAAGCAGGAGAAAATCTTGTGACATATTCGTGTGTGAATGTAGATACTTATAGGCATTTTGGAAGACTTGGGATTGGGGCAGTCTTTGGAAGTAAGAATTTAAAAGCAATGATGATAATGGGCGAAGAAGACTTGCCAATTTCCAATTTGAAAGAATATTTCAAGACATACCAAGAGATTTACAAAAAGGTCACACAAACAGACGCCATGGCAAAATACCATGAGCTTGGAACTCCGATGAACATCAAGGTTTTAAATGCTATAAATTCACTGCCAACAAAGAACCTTTTGCAGTCCAATTTTGAGCATGCAGATGACATATCTGGGGAGACTTTTGCAGAAAAGAATCTAATAAGAAAGGTTTCATGTGTCGGCTGTCCAATTGGATGTATTCATATAGGGCAGTTCAGACGCGAGTTTGACAAAGGATATGAATATGAGTCAATAGCAGTATCATACGACCATGAACTGATTTATGCTTTGGGAAGCCTTCTTGGAATCAAGACAACAGACGAAGTTTTGCAGATTATAGAAGAGGTTGAACTTGCAGGGCTTGACGCAATTTCAACTGGTGTTGTCTTGGCATGGGCAACAGAAGCACTTAAAAAAGGCCTTATCACAAGAGAAGATACCTTAGCTGACCTTGAATTTGGCAATACCATGGAATATATAAAGGCAATTGACAACATTGCAGAGAGGGTAAATGAGTTTTATTACACTATTGGAAATGGTTTGAAGGAAGCTGTCAAAAAATACGGTGGCGAAGAGTTTGCGCTTTTATACGGTGGAAATGAGATGGCAGGATATCACACAGGATATGCGTTTGCTCTTGGTCAGACTGTTGGTGCAAGGCACTCTCACTTGGATAATGCAGGGTATGCATATGACCAGAGTGCGAAAGAACTAAAGGATGAGGATATAATAGATTATGTAATAAAGGAGGAAAAAGAAAGAGCTATTTTGACATCACTTTGCATCTGCCTTTTTGCACGAAAAGTTTATGACAGACCAACAATTCTGAAAGCTCTAAATTCAATAGGTATTAATTGGACAGACGAAGACCTGACCCGCCTTGGCAATGACATCTTCTTTACCAAACTGAAAATTAAAAAGGAACTTGGCTATTCACTTGAAAATTACAAATTCCCAAAGAGAATTTTTGAAACGCCAACTCTTTGGGGAAAGATGGATGAGCAGAAGCTAAACAGGCTTTTGAAGATGTATATTGAAAGGGTGGAAAGAGAATATGAAAATTGGAGTAGAGGTAAATGA